One window of Sphingobacteriales bacterium genomic DNA carries:
- a CDS encoding VOC family protein: MYDNPIKSCLWYDGIALEAAQYYCSVFPNSKVLNIHHLVVEFELNGTRFMGLNAGSRFKFNPSFSFTALFDTIEQTNEIWGKLIEGGKALMAIDKYEWSSRYGWLEDKYGMSWQITVAETTTDTQKIIPSLLFTDGMFGKAGEAIRFYTSVFPNSFVPLLVPFPEDDPNAGKVMYSEVKLNNHDLIAMDGVGAHGYAFNEAVSLVVDCNTQEEIDYYWNRLTEGGEESMCGWLKDRFGVFWQIVPAITGNLLSDPERGQRVMQEVLKMKKLDLNIMLNA, encoded by the coding sequence ATGTATGACAATCCGATAAAATCTTGTTTGTGGTATGATGGAATTGCACTTGAAGCCGCCCAATATTACTGTTCTGTCTTTCCCAATTCTAAAGTCCTTAATATCCATCATTTAGTTGTTGAATTTGAACTGAATGGAACCAGGTTTATGGGGTTAAATGCAGGCTCCAGATTTAAGTTTAACCCTTCTTTTTCATTTACTGCTCTTTTCGACACGATTGAACAAACCAATGAAATATGGGGAAAACTTATCGAAGGAGGCAAAGCCCTGATGGCCATTGACAAATATGAATGGAGTTCCCGTTATGGTTGGTTGGAAGACAAATATGGGATGAGTTGGCAAATAACAGTAGCTGAAACAACAACCGATACTCAAAAAATAATTCCTTCCCTGCTGTTTACCGATGGTATGTTTGGAAAAGCCGGGGAAGCCATCCGTTTTTATACTTCTGTTTTTCCAAATTCTTTCGTCCCATTGTTGGTGCCGTTTCCTGAAGATGACCCCAACGCCGGAAAAGTGATGTATTCGGAGGTTAAACTCAACAATCATGACCTGATCGCTATGGATGGAGTCGGGGCACATGGCTATGCCTTTAACGAGGCAGTTTCGCTGGTGGTGGACTGCAACACACAGGAAGAAATTGATTACTATTGGAATCGCCTTACCGAAGGCGGTGAAGAAAGTATGTGTGGCTGGTTGAAAGACAGGTTTGGGGTTTTCTGGCAAATTGTTCCTGCGATTACCGGAAATCTTTTATCTGACCCCGAAAGAGGTCAAAGAGTGATGCAGGAGGTTTTAAAGATGAAAAAATTAGATCTCAATATCATGCTCAATGCATAG
- a CDS encoding SRPBCC family protein has product MEPVKKTVIKVTAFVKAPIEKVWLIWTSPEHILHWNAASEDWHTTVAENNLEIGGKYNYRMEAKDGSHGFDFSGTYTNVKLHQVIEYVLDDGREVSVIFESADGGINITETFEAENTFPVELQQAGWQAILNKFKSYTELH; this is encoded by the coding sequence ATGGAGCCTGTTAAAAAAACTGTAATAAAAGTAACTGCTTTTGTAAAAGCTCCCATCGAAAAAGTCTGGTTGATATGGACAAGCCCCGAACATATTTTGCACTGGAATGCCGCATCAGAAGACTGGCATACTACCGTAGCCGAAAATAACCTGGAAATTGGAGGGAAATACAACTACCGAATGGAAGCCAAAGACGGAAGCCATGGATTTGATTTTTCAGGTACTTATACCAATGTTAAGCTCCATCAGGTTATTGAATATGTTTTGGACGATGGCAGAGAAGTGTCGGTAATTTTCGAATCTGCAGATGGAGGAATAAACATCACTGAAACCTTTGAAGCAGAAAACACTTTTCCGGTCGAGTTGCAACAAGCCGGATGGCAGGCGATTTTAAATAAGTTTAAATCTTATACCGAACTCCACTAA
- a CDS encoding T9SS type A sorting domain-containing protein, whose amino-acid sequence MGGGNVLMGQPLDFCGLIEKPPLQQGQTARFYDRFGNAYTEEEVRLNYYPLAFKSDCESGHFDLYFEGTTWSDEEQETICQVFADLSDLIISESDLPVDILVNKMELTSGVAGTGSPFWEAECGMANSLILDRLNNTYLTSYPAGYFLGELRISNLYAWHTLDDDLPTDDFDNPTIAANYLDLYSIALHEALHILGFASRISVNGTPLLDGDFYSRWDRFIYSKLEEDYLLQHNPSIDCCDDYTFNETDFPDMPDDLASGCNLKLAFKNADDVIIAPVNVGAYTTFTGGNGPSFFLNKLSHLDFGCATNLGLSPALKYVMHYEFDYAEARRVVTAEEQQILCALGYHLVTEESCPQNCEVFTNPDSYQIFLQGTAANNPLIFDLTDNNSITANDIIPEGADISIVTDCGFIGDLNVTLVGTTLTITATSTGIFYFCYTVVSCDGICQTEIVTVVVKNEPIETVCDDPYCNIVCFGDFEEFNYNDVIYDGLNVPEIQFDGRISSPHITDYDENNQLLIAIAGTLSAFDWDATPIPLSKPIPIGCEVVISFNATALYMYLLAWGNDPDIEPTIQFTALSDYPPCSSFPFPDCTSDEFFLCGSTITATNMNLDPCGLPINYQAIQPTAMTAILDAIDFNNLPFYSFTWINTTGTPINTLLLNVNSTIGSSENAGLTNLFIDNLKVTLECEEHISISADDIDDVCPGSIVTIPYTICLETPETGPFDLVSVFLDADIESLPGVSVVNGSGVFNNFGQTTVDFDPNTNLCTTVDLNLNIGSSFTVGQEIIINMQAINSGTSGICISGNGAGINVVLTIIECEPTVPPYDCLDITNFFTVNAGTQDVYILSEFGENRNSYSPPATATWQPGSHPFTAITGSSTDLSFNVDLVIPNGIELAINDMNLFFAPDKRILVQPGGSLSIENTVIDGVCEVMWTGVQVQGPGIDITPSPSNAGKFDMYESQVLHAILGVVNMNLAPLNNTTIANTSPPDNPYINVSSISLPVLFSDSPARATSGGIISINHSNFKGCFQDINVSWNNNINYSFTHNDFLTESAGLWYPFNNLIEQPEAGIHATWCNRIVVLDCYSHNHKYGIRANHVAHLLARDNFFEENQVGISARNFKNAISQVSIIETNNFQNCRLSVQADGNDLCKLIGNKVNDTGNSIDFYNPLLTASFYLRGSNILATNNFLHNTNMGIIINQSDMDGSIIAGNLVNNTQQAIIVEGDNSATWFWCNHLLDYAHYGLDLRAFYNSNGVLPQQGDCDLNLPAANTFVPYSGEGVFGVMDIRLGPAVGGFEVNSIIYNDVNATELIDEDLSAIGDYEPENCFDIGLNEFCSDQGYTPISDVTEYFGIDAMTDLELAELVLRLLTDSNYIDALSLLHEYNEYLLAQRRLVPHYIAIDSIEVAQNLLNLIDAETEENLRFVELNQLLIDLRNDNRTIFEITNAEEDQLLDIAESGTKTSYKAQTLLYLAKTIEFPVELPALANGGDNWYTSFKNWNNQSLFRLYPNPTTQTAFINCTLSKDEEAILTIYNSIGKRVSTNSFKNSGTFNIDVHHFTSGLYFYTVSLNGKTIFKDKLVILN is encoded by the coding sequence ATGGGGGGGGGTAATGTGTTGATGGGGCAACCGCTTGATTTTTGCGGACTGATTGAGAAGCCGCCGCTTCAACAAGGACAAACAGCCCGTTTTTACGATCGGTTTGGAAATGCTTATACCGAAGAAGAGGTAAGGCTCAATTACTATCCTTTAGCTTTCAAAAGCGATTGTGAGAGCGGACATTTCGATCTTTACTTTGAAGGAACAACATGGTCAGATGAGGAACAAGAAACTATCTGCCAGGTTTTTGCTGACCTTTCTGATTTGATTATCTCAGAAAGCGACCTTCCTGTCGATATTTTGGTAAATAAAATGGAACTTACTAGCGGTGTTGCCGGAACCGGTTCCCCATTTTGGGAGGCTGAATGTGGCATGGCAAACAGCCTGATTTTAGACCGCCTCAACAACACTTACTTAACTTCTTATCCTGCAGGTTATTTTTTGGGCGAATTGCGAATCAGTAACCTTTATGCTTGGCATACCTTAGACGACGACCTGCCAACCGATGACTTTGATAACCCTACGATTGCAGCCAACTATTTAGACCTTTACAGCATCGCATTACACGAAGCCTTGCATATTTTGGGGTTTGCCTCCAGAATAAGCGTTAACGGAACGCCCCTGTTGGATGGCGATTTCTATTCCCGTTGGGATAGATTTATTTATTCTAAACTCGAAGAGGACTATTTGTTGCAACATAACCCTTCTATAGATTGTTGCGACGACTATACCTTTAATGAAACCGATTTCCCCGATATGCCCGATGATTTGGCTTCGGGCTGCAACTTAAAATTAGCATTTAAAAACGCGGATGATGTAATTATTGCACCCGTAAATGTGGGTGCTTACACCACATTTACAGGCGGTAACGGTCCTTCGTTTTTTCTGAATAAACTCTCGCATTTAGATTTTGGTTGTGCTACAAACCTGGGATTAAGTCCGGCATTAAAATATGTCATGCACTACGAATTTGATTATGCCGAAGCAAGGCGGGTAGTTACCGCCGAAGAGCAACAGATACTCTGTGCATTGGGCTATCATTTAGTCACCGAGGAAAGCTGCCCGCAAAACTGCGAAGTATTTACCAACCCCGATTCCTATCAAATCTTTTTACAGGGAACGGCTGCCAATAACCCGCTTATTTTTGACTTGACCGATAATAACAGCATCACAGCTAATGATATCATACCCGAAGGTGCAGACATAAGCATCGTTACCGATTGCGGTTTTATAGGCGATTTAAATGTAACCCTTGTCGGTACTACCCTAACCATAACAGCTACTTCAACAGGTATTTTCTACTTCTGCTACACCGTAGTATCTTGCGATGGTATTTGTCAAACCGAAATAGTAACCGTTGTCGTAAAGAACGAACCAATAGAAACTGTATGCGATGATCCATACTGTAATATTGTGTGCTTTGGTGATTTTGAAGAGTTTAATTATAATGATGTCATTTACGACGGACTAAATGTGCCCGAAATACAATTTGATGGTAGGATTAGCAGTCCTCATATTACAGACTATGATGAAAACAACCAATTGCTTATCGCGATAGCAGGAACTCTTTCGGCATTCGATTGGGATGCAACTCCTATTCCTTTATCAAAACCCATACCAATAGGATGCGAAGTGGTAATCAGTTTTAACGCAACTGCATTATATATGTACTTGCTTGCATGGGGAAATGATCCTGACATAGAACCCACTATACAATTTACAGCTTTAAGCGATTATCCTCCTTGTTCGTCTTTTCCTTTTCCAGATTGCACTAGCGATGAGTTTTTTTTGTGTGGTAGCACAATTACCGCTACAAATATGAACTTGGATCCATGTGGACTTCCTATTAATTATCAAGCAATTCAACCTACTGCAATGACTGCCATTTTAGATGCCATTGATTTTAATAATTTACCTTTTTACAGTTTTACCTGGATAAATACTACTGGAACACCAATTAATACTTTGCTTTTGAATGTCAATTCAACTATCGGTAGTTCAGAGAATGCAGGGTTAACAAATTTGTTTATAGACAATCTAAAAGTTACCCTCGAATGTGAAGAACATATCAGTATAAGTGCAGACGATATAGACGATGTTTGCCCGGGCAGTATTGTTACCATCCCCTATACTATCTGTTTAGAAACTCCCGAAACAGGGCCTTTTGACCTCGTAAGTGTATTTTTGGATGCCGACATAGAAAGCCTGCCCGGAGTTTCTGTGGTTAACGGTAGCGGTGTTTTTAATAATTTTGGGCAAACAACTGTAGATTTTGACCCCAATACCAACCTTTGTACAACTGTTGATCTAAACCTCAACATTGGCTCTTCTTTTACTGTTGGGCAGGAAATTATTATCAACATGCAAGCCATTAATTCCGGCACAAGCGGTATATGTATAAGTGGAAACGGCGCGGGGATAAATGTAGTGCTGACCATTATTGAGTGCGAACCGACAGTTCCCCCTTATGATTGTCTCGATATAACCAACTTTTTCACCGTGAACGCAGGCACACAGGATGTTTATATACTATCCGAGTTTGGCGAAAACCGGAACAGCTATTCCCCGCCCGCCACTGCCACATGGCAGCCCGGTTCCCATCCGTTTACCGCTATTACCGGCAGTTCAACCGACTTGTCGTTTAATGTGGATTTGGTCATCCCCAACGGCATAGAACTTGCTATCAACGATATGAATCTGTTTTTTGCCCCCGACAAACGCATTCTTGTACAGCCCGGCGGATCGCTCAGTATAGAAAATACAGTGATTGACGGTGTTTGTGAAGTAATGTGGACAGGTGTTCAGGTTCAAGGTCCGGGTATAGATATCACACCATCCCCAAGTAATGCAGGGAAATTCGATATGTATGAATCGCAAGTGCTACACGCTATCTTAGGAGTAGTAAATATGAATTTAGCCCCGCTCAACAATACCACTATTGCCAATACTTCGCCGCCGGATAACCCATATATCAACGTATCTTCAATTTCATTACCCGTTTTGTTTTCCGACTCTCCGGCAAGAGCAACCTCCGGAGGTATAATTTCTATCAACCACTCCAATTTTAAAGGTTGTTTTCAGGACATCAACGTAAGTTGGAACAACAACATCAATTATTCTTTTACACACAACGATTTTCTTACCGAAAGCGCCGGTTTATGGTATCCGTTTAACAACCTAATCGAACAGCCCGAAGCCGGCATTCATGCCACATGGTGTAACCGAATTGTTGTTTTAGATTGTTATTCTCATAACCATAAATATGGCATCAGAGCAAACCACGTAGCACACCTGCTGGCAAGAGATAACTTTTTTGAAGAAAATCAAGTAGGAATCTCTGCCCGCAATTTTAAAAACGCCATATCGCAGGTCAGTATAATAGAAACCAATAATTTTCAAAACTGCCGCCTGTCTGTACAAGCAGACGGAAACGACTTGTGTAAGCTGATAGGGAACAAGGTAAACGACACCGGTAACAGTATAGATTTCTATAACCCTCTTCTCACCGCTTCATTCTACCTGCGAGGCTCAAACATATTGGCAACCAACAATTTTCTGCATAATACGAATATGGGTATCATCATCAACCAAAGCGATATGGACGGCTCAATAATTGCCGGCAACCTCGTCAACAACACCCAACAAGCCATCATAGTAGAAGGCGATAATTCTGCCACATGGTTCTGGTGCAACCACTTGTTGGATTACGCCCATTACGGTTTAGACTTGCGAGCCTTCTACAACTCGAATGGAGTTCTTCCACAACAGGGAGATTGCGATTTAAATTTACCTGCCGCCAATACTTTTGTCCCTTACAGTGGCGAAGGTGTTTTCGGGGTGATGGACATTAGGTTAGGCCCCGCTGTCGGAGGCTTCGAAGTAAACAGCATTATTTATAACGATGTAAATGCTACCGAACTGATAGATGAAGACTTGTCGGCAATCGGAGACTACGAACCGGAAAATTGTTTTGATATTGGATTAAATGAATTTTGTTCAGACCAAGGATATACTCCAATCTCTGATGTAACAGAATATTTTGGCATTGATGCCATGACTGATTTAGAATTGGCTGAACTCGTATTGCGATTATTGACAGACAGCAATTATATTGATGCTTTGTCTTTACTGCATGAGTATAATGAATATCTTTTGGCCCAACGCCGGCTTGTCCCGCATTACATTGCTATTGACAGCATTGAAGTTGCACAAAATCTGTTGAACCTGATAGATGCCGAAACCGAGGAAAACCTTAGGTTTGTGGAGTTAAATCAGTTGTTGATTGATCTGCGCAACGACAACCGCACCATATTTGAAATAACAAATGCCGAAGAAGACCAACTATTAGATATAGCCGAAAGCGGCACCAAAACGAGCTACAAAGCGCAGACATTGCTATATCTGGCAAAGACGATAGAGTTTCCCGTCGAATTGCCGGCCTTGGCAAATGGCGGCGACAACTGGTACACTTCGTTTAAAAATTGGAATAATCAATCACTGTTTAGATTATATCCAAACCCAACTACCCAAACAGCATTTATAAATTGTACATTGTCTAAAGACGAGGAGGCCATTTTAACTATATATAATTCTATAGGTAAAAGAGTAAGCACCAACTCGTTTAAAAATAGTGGAACATTTAATATAGATGTTCATCATTTTACATCTGGGTTGTATTTTTATACAGTAAGCCTTAATGGCAAAACCATTTTTAAAGATAAATTGGTTATCTTAAACTAA
- a CDS encoding DUF3127 domain-containing protein: MEITGRIIQLLPLQEGTNRSGNPWRKQEFILETESQYPKKVLVMLWGDKVEQFKVQEGQKVTAYIDLESREYNGRWYTEVRAWKLVSGNENDSNNSQPPPEDEDGMPF, translated from the coding sequence ATGGAAATTACCGGTAGAATTATTCAGTTACTGCCTTTACAGGAAGGTACAAACCGCAGTGGTAACCCTTGGCGCAAACAGGAATTTATACTTGAAACGGAGAGTCAATATCCCAAAAAAGTATTGGTTATGCTTTGGGGAGATAAAGTCGAACAATTTAAAGTACAAGAAGGACAAAAAGTTACGGCGTATATAGACCTCGAAAGCAGAGAATATAATGGTCGCTGGTACACCGAAGTCAGGGCTTGGAAATTGGTTTCAGGCAACGAAAACGATTCAAATAATTCTCAGCCTCCTCCTGAGGACGAAGACGGCATGCCTTTTTAA
- a CDS encoding peroxiredoxin: protein MSLRLGDVAPNFKAQTTEGEIDFYSWLGDSWGVLFSHPADFTPVCTTELGRTAMLKNEFEKRNTKIIAVSVDDLASHKRWVPDIEEVNRVSVNFPIIADENHQVAQLYDMIHPNASEKSTVRSVFVIGPDKKVKLTLTYPASTGRNFNEILRVIDSLQLTANHSVATPVDWQNGDDVIVTLNVPTEQIHDKYGVDANIKKPYLRYVPQPK, encoded by the coding sequence ATGTCATTAAGATTAGGAGATGTAGCTCCAAATTTCAAAGCACAAACTACTGAAGGAGAAATTGACTTTTATTCATGGCTGGGAGATTCATGGGGGGTGTTGTTTTCGCATCCTGCCGATTTTACCCCCGTTTGCACCACCGAACTCGGAAGAACAGCCATGTTAAAAAACGAGTTTGAAAAAAGAAACACCAAAATTATTGCGGTTTCGGTGGATGATTTAGCTTCCCATAAACGATGGGTGCCCGATATCGAAGAAGTCAACCGCGTTTCGGTCAATTTTCCGATCATTGCAGACGAAAATCATCAGGTTGCTCAGCTATACGATATGATTCACCCAAATGCCAGCGAAAAATCTACGGTTCGATCGGTGTTTGTCATTGGCCCGGATAAAAAGGTAAAACTGACTTTGACCTACCCTGCATCCACCGGACGCAATTTTAATGAAATTTTGCGTGTCATCGATTCACTTCAACTGACTGCCAATCATAGTGTGGCAACTCCCGTAGATTGGCAGAACGGAGACGATGTTATTGTTACGTTGAATGTGCCAACCGAACAAATTCACGATAAATATGGCGTTGATGCAAACATCAAAAAACCATATTTGCGCTATGTTCCACAGCCTAAATAA